In Pelosinus sp. IPA-1, a single genomic region encodes these proteins:
- the htpX gene encoding zinc metalloprotease HtpX has translation MNTVRTAVLLAALTGLLLAVGAFFGGTKGMTIMFVVSLLMNFVNYWFSDKIVLSMYGAREVPPQDAVDLIKMVSGLAKKAKLPIPKVYIIDTDVPNAFATGRYPKHAAVAVTTGLMRVLKDEELEGVIAHELAHIKNHDTLVSTIVATVAGVITMIANIAQWTAFLGLGNHNDEESSGVTSIVEFIFLVLLAPIAATLIQLGISRAREFQADKIGSSISGNPISLANALEKIEYYAKDKVMLEATPATSHMFIVNPFSGAGSWMMRLFSTHPTTSDRVIKLKELAKNVR, from the coding sequence TTGAATACAGTAAGGACGGCAGTTCTATTAGCTGCTCTAACAGGATTATTATTAGCGGTAGGTGCCTTCTTCGGTGGAACGAAGGGTATGACAATTATGTTCGTAGTGTCTCTGCTGATGAATTTTGTTAATTACTGGTTTAGTGATAAAATAGTTCTTAGTATGTATGGTGCAAGAGAAGTTCCCCCCCAAGATGCCGTTGACTTAATTAAGATGGTTTCTGGCTTAGCAAAAAAAGCTAAGCTTCCGATTCCCAAAGTATATATTATTGATACTGATGTGCCGAATGCTTTTGCAACTGGTCGCTATCCTAAGCATGCTGCTGTAGCAGTAACTACAGGTCTCATGCGAGTACTTAAGGATGAAGAACTTGAGGGTGTAATTGCCCATGAGTTAGCCCATATTAAAAATCATGACACTCTCGTAAGTACGATAGTAGCCACTGTCGCTGGTGTCATTACTATGATTGCCAATATTGCTCAATGGACGGCATTCTTAGGTCTAGGAAATCACAATGATGAAGAAAGTTCTGGGGTTACAAGTATTGTAGAATTTATTTTTTTAGTATTATTAGCTCCTATAGCTGCAACTCTAATTCAATTAGGAATTTCACGTGCAAGAGAATTTCAGGCAGATAAAATAGGTAGTTCAATTTCCGGAAATCCAATATCTCTTGCTAATGCCTTGGAAAAAATTGAATATTACGCGAAAGATAAAGTAATGTTGGAAGCAACTCCAGCTACATCTCATATGTTTATTGTTAATCCGTTTAGTGGTGCTGGTAGTTGGATGATGAGGTTATTTAGTACTCACCCTACTACTAGTGACAGGGTTATTAAATTAAAAGAGTTAGCAAAAAATGTACGTTAA
- a CDS encoding gamma carbonic anhydrase family protein encodes MQKQNVISFKGVTPTINDNVFLASGAYIIGNVTIASHANIWFNTVIRGDVHPISIGEYTNIQDNCTIHVMHNQDTVVGDYVTVGHGVILHACHIGNNCLIGMGATILSYTEIGENCIIGAGSLITEHKKIPPNSLVMGSPGKVIRTVTEEEIKTIRQSALTYYEESLYYR; translated from the coding sequence ATGCAAAAACAAAATGTAATCTCATTTAAGGGGGTTACACCTACCATAAATGATAATGTATTTTTAGCAAGTGGTGCATATATTATTGGTAATGTTACAATTGCCTCTCATGCAAATATATGGTTTAACACTGTTATACGTGGGGATGTTCATCCTATAAGTATCGGCGAATATACAAATATACAAGATAACTGTACCATACACGTTATGCATAACCAAGATACTGTAGTAGGTGATTATGTTACTGTTGGGCATGGTGTTATTTTGCATGCATGTCATATAGGAAACAATTGTCTTATTGGCATGGGGGCAACTATATTGAGCTATACAGAAATTGGTGAGAACTGTATTATCGGGGCAGGATCTCTGATAACAGAGCACAAAAAAATCCCCCCTAATTCTTTGGTGATGGGGTCGCCAGGTAAAGTGATACGTACAGTCACAGAGGAAGAAATTAAAACAATTAGACAGTCTGCCCTTACCTATTACGAAGAATCACTATATTATCGTTGA
- a CDS encoding acetylornithine/succinylornithine family transaminase — protein sequence MNSDNIISETIENYEQYINPAIAKLFRYMGLSTVEWKAEGNIIYDIDGKEYIDCLGGYGVFSLGHRHPKVVEAVKKQLDFMPLSSKVLFNKPMADLSALLAEITPGELQYSFIGNSGTEAVEGALKLARIHTGRSRIISTTNSFHGKTLGSLSATGRDLFRDPFKPLLDGFEHIPFNDLEAVKQVMSHDVAAVIVEPIQGEGGIIVPSDDYLPALRKLCDEYGALLICDEVQTGLGRTGKMFASDHYNVIPDILTTAKALGGGIMPIGAFTAKPDIWEKYITSPFLHTSTFGGNPLACVAAIAAIHVLRDEDIINKSATTGAYFLAKLKSLQQTYPDVIKDVRGKGLMIGIELTKEGIGGLLISELVNKGVLAAYTLNNPKVIRMEPPLIITKELIDLVLKVLHDAVEMAHDMIEDL from the coding sequence GTGAATTCAGACAACATAATTAGTGAAACAATCGAAAATTATGAACAATATATTAATCCAGCGATAGCCAAGTTGTTCCGTTATATGGGTCTGTCAACAGTGGAATGGAAAGCTGAAGGCAACATAATATATGATATTGATGGAAAAGAATATATTGACTGTTTGGGTGGCTATGGAGTATTTAGTTTAGGTCATCGCCATCCTAAAGTTGTTGAGGCAGTAAAAAAACAACTTGATTTTATGCCCTTGTCTAGTAAAGTATTATTTAATAAGCCTATGGCTGATTTGTCTGCCTTACTAGCAGAAATTACACCAGGAGAGTTACAGTATAGCTTTATAGGAAATAGTGGTACTGAAGCGGTTGAAGGAGCACTGAAACTTGCGCGAATTCACACTGGAAGATCTAGAATAATCTCTACTACTAATTCTTTTCATGGTAAAACATTGGGATCACTTAGTGCCACTGGAAGGGATTTATTTCGCGACCCATTTAAACCATTATTGGATGGTTTTGAACACATCCCTTTTAATGATTTAGAAGCAGTCAAACAAGTCATGAGTCACGATGTTGCTGCTGTTATTGTGGAGCCAATTCAAGGTGAAGGGGGAATTATCGTTCCTTCCGATGATTATTTGCCTGCCCTTCGCAAACTTTGTGACGAATACGGAGCTTTGCTCATTTGCGATGAAGTCCAAACGGGCTTAGGACGAACTGGCAAAATGTTTGCCAGCGATCATTATAATGTAATACCCGATATTTTAACAACTGCTAAAGCCCTTGGTGGTGGTATTATGCCTATAGGTGCATTTACAGCAAAACCAGATATTTGGGAAAAATATATAACTAGTCCTTTTTTACATACTTCCACCTTTGGTGGCAATCCTCTAGCATGTGTCGCTGCAATAGCAGCAATTCATGTCTTGCGCGATGAAGATATTATCAACAAGTCTGCGACCACTGGCGCGTACTTTCTCGCTAAATTAAAGAGCCTGCAGCAAACTTATCCTGATGTTATTAAAGACGTACGGGGCAAGGGTCTTATGATTGGCATTGAATTAACAAAAGAAGGAATTGGTGGTTTACTAATTTCAGAGCTTGTTAACAAGGGTGTTTTAGCAGCGTATACGCTTAATAATCCAAAAGTAATACGTATGGAACCACCATTAATTATTACAAAGGAATTAATTGATCTTGTACTTAAAGTTCTACACGATGCAGTAGAAATGGCTCATGATATGATTGAAGATTTGTAG
- a CDS encoding nucleobase:cation symporter-2 family protein: MPKGQLFTYGLQHVMAMYAGCVAVPLIIANALKLTSEQLIILINSDLFVAGIATIIQSLGLLNMGIKSPIVQGVSFAAVAPMVLVGQNAGGQVPGLLAIFGATIAAGVISYAISPLFSRLIRFFPPVVTGSIITLIGISLLPVAIRWAGGGIPGTPNFGSIQSIGMAFAVLMLVIILYRYLKGFYSNIAVLLGLVIGTIISIPLGMVDFSKVENAAWVGLVQPFYFGWPTFDLAGIVALVIAMLVIMTETTGDFIAVGEIIGKPVTQRDLTRGLRADSFSTMLGGIMNTFPHSAFAQNVGLVSLTRIKSRYVVVAAGMILVILGLFPKAAAVVACIPTPVLGGAGIAMFGMVAASGIRALSAVKFEGTHNAMIVAISIGVGLIPLAVPSFYQNFPKWAQVILHSGITSGSILAIGLNYFFNELGNNTQCPNVVATRDAQTKNV; the protein is encoded by the coding sequence ATGCCTAAAGGGCAGTTATTTACTTACGGGCTACAACATGTAATGGCTATGTATGCTGGTTGTGTTGCTGTTCCTTTGATAATTGCCAATGCACTAAAATTAACCTCGGAACAATTGATTATTTTAATTAATTCCGATTTGTTTGTCGCAGGTATAGCAACGATTATTCAATCCTTGGGTCTATTAAATATGGGTATTAAAAGCCCCATAGTGCAAGGTGTTTCCTTTGCGGCTGTAGCACCAATGGTTTTGGTTGGGCAAAACGCTGGTGGACAAGTTCCCGGATTATTAGCGATTTTTGGTGCAACCATAGCTGCAGGTGTTATCAGCTATGCTATAAGTCCACTATTTAGTCGGCTTATTCGTTTTTTCCCACCAGTAGTAACTGGTTCTATTATTACTTTGATTGGCATTTCATTATTACCAGTTGCCATACGGTGGGCAGGGGGGGGCATCCCTGGTACGCCTAATTTTGGTAGTATTCAATCCATTGGAATGGCATTTGCAGTATTAATGCTGGTTATTATATTATACCGGTACTTAAAAGGATTTTATAGTAACATAGCTGTACTGCTCGGATTAGTCATCGGTACTATAATTTCTATACCTTTGGGTATGGTTGATTTTTCTAAAGTTGAAAACGCGGCTTGGGTTGGCTTGGTTCAGCCTTTTTACTTTGGTTGGCCTACATTTGATTTAGCTGGAATTGTTGCTCTGGTTATTGCAATGTTGGTTATTATGACAGAAACAACAGGCGATTTTATTGCCGTTGGCGAAATTATTGGTAAGCCAGTAACTCAACGGGATTTGACTAGAGGATTACGGGCAGACTCTTTTTCTACCATGCTTGGTGGTATCATGAATACTTTTCCTCACTCAGCCTTTGCCCAAAATGTTGGCCTTGTCAGCCTAACTAGAATTAAGAGCCGATATGTTGTTGTTGCCGCTGGAATGATTCTTGTTATATTAGGACTATTTCCTAAGGCTGCTGCTGTCGTCGCCTGCATCCCTACACCAGTACTTGGTGGTGCTGGAATTGCAATGTTTGGAATGGTTGCCGCAAGTGGCATTCGGGCTCTTAGTGCCGTAAAATTTGAAGGTACACATAATGCCATGATTGTGGCAATAAGCATTGGCGTCGGATTAATACCTCTAGCAGTACCAAGTTTTTATCAAAACTTCCCTAAATGGGCTCAGGTTATTTTGCATAGCGGAATAACATCTGGTAGTATTTTAGCAATTGGGTTAAACTACTTCTTTAATGAATTAGGTAACAATACACAATGTCCTAATGTTGTTGCTACAAGAGATGCACAAACGAAGAATGTTTAA
- the fusA gene encoding elongation factor G yields MKEYRSDKLRNVGIVAHGGAGKTSLAESLLFNSGATTRIGRVDDGTTMTDFEPEEIKRKVTISAALAPCEWREHKINFIDTPGYADFIGEVKGALRAVDSALVVLCAASGVEVETEKTWNYANELHLPRIAFINKMDRENADFYSVIQEMKDKFGPMVLPIQLPIGAEESFNGIVDLVKMRAFIPSNKQNTQIVEADIPDNLQEKAFEFRQKLIEVAAESDDDLLAKYLEGDELSEDEIKVGLHKGINQSVIFPVMCGSAYKNIGVQQVMNTIVDYLASPATSKILGMHPVSKEILERKTVDEFSGIVFKTTADPFVGRLSYIRVLSGMMKPDSVIYNSSKEKTERIGNLFTLRGKHQEALPVIHAGDIAVVAKLQETVTGDSLCEKEKPIIFESISYPKPMFTMCIEAKNKGDEDKIGNALNRLMDEDQTFKVVKNTETKQLLISGMGELHTDIMAERMKRKFGVDVIISNPKVPYRETIRGTVKVEGKHKKQSGGHGQYGHVWLQLDPLPLGNNFEFVDSIFGGSVPRQYIPAVEKGVREALTGGVLGGFPMVDVKVTLYDGSYHNVDSSEMAFKIASIMALRKGALQAKPALLEPICNVSINVPDSFMGDVIADLNGKRGRIQGMEPANQGVGIIKAQVPMSEMFRYAIDLRSITQGRGFFDLNFSHYEEVPPRIAEMIIASSKKEKIEEH; encoded by the coding sequence TTGAAGGAATACAGAAGTGATAAACTTAGAAATGTGGGGATTGTAGCCCATGGTGGTGCTGGTAAGACAAGTCTCGCGGAATCCTTATTATTTAATTCAGGAGCAACAACCCGTATAGGTCGTGTGGATGATGGAACGACAATGACAGATTTTGAGCCAGAAGAAATTAAGCGAAAAGTAACAATTAGCGCAGCGTTGGCCCCATGTGAATGGCGAGAGCATAAAATCAATTTTATTGATACTCCCGGATATGCTGATTTTATTGGTGAAGTAAAGGGTGCTTTAAGAGCTGTTGACAGTGCATTAGTTGTGTTATGTGCAGCATCAGGTGTTGAGGTAGAAACGGAAAAAACATGGAATTATGCAAATGAATTGCATTTGCCACGAATTGCCTTTATTAACAAGATGGATCGGGAAAACGCTGATTTTTATAGCGTCATTCAAGAAATGAAAGATAAATTTGGTCCTATGGTCTTGCCTATTCAGCTTCCAATTGGTGCTGAGGAGAGCTTTAACGGTATTGTCGATTTAGTGAAAATGAGAGCTTTTATCCCCTCGAATAAACAAAATACACAAATAGTAGAAGCTGATATTCCTGATAATTTGCAAGAGAAAGCTTTCGAATTTAGGCAGAAATTAATTGAAGTCGCAGCTGAATCAGATGATGATCTCTTAGCCAAATACTTAGAAGGTGATGAATTATCTGAAGATGAAATAAAGGTTGGCTTACATAAAGGCATTAACCAATCAGTAATTTTTCCTGTTATGTGTGGTTCAGCTTATAAAAACATCGGTGTTCAACAAGTAATGAATACGATAGTCGACTATTTAGCCTCCCCAGCAACAAGCAAAATCTTAGGAATGCATCCAGTTTCTAAAGAAATCTTAGAGCGGAAAACAGTAGATGAATTTTCTGGAATTGTATTTAAAACTACTGCAGATCCTTTTGTTGGACGTCTCAGTTATATCAGAGTATTATCAGGGATGATGAAGCCTGACAGTGTAATCTACAATTCATCGAAAGAAAAAACAGAGAGAATTGGGAATCTTTTTACCCTACGTGGCAAACACCAAGAAGCGTTACCCGTTATACATGCAGGTGACATTGCTGTTGTAGCTAAATTACAGGAAACAGTAACAGGTGATTCACTTTGTGAAAAAGAAAAACCTATTATTTTTGAATCAATATCGTATCCTAAGCCTATGTTTACAATGTGCATTGAAGCCAAAAATAAAGGTGATGAAGATAAAATCGGAAATGCACTAAATCGCCTTATGGATGAAGATCAAACCTTTAAAGTCGTAAAAAATACAGAAACAAAGCAATTGTTAATTAGTGGTATGGGGGAATTGCATACAGATATTATGGCGGAACGAATGAAACGTAAATTTGGTGTAGATGTAATTATATCAAATCCTAAAGTACCCTATCGTGAAACAATTCGTGGGACGGTTAAAGTGGAAGGGAAACACAAAAAGCAAAGTGGCGGTCATGGACAGTACGGTCATGTGTGGTTGCAATTAGATCCGCTGCCTCTAGGGAATAATTTTGAATTTGTTGATTCAATTTTTGGTGGATCCGTGCCACGTCAATATATCCCTGCTGTTGAAAAAGGCGTGCGAGAAGCCCTAACAGGCGGCGTTTTAGGCGGTTTTCCAATGGTAGATGTAAAAGTAACACTCTATGACGGCTCATATCATAATGTAGATTCTTCAGAAATGGCCTTCAAAATTGCCAGCATTATGGCCTTACGTAAAGGAGCATTACAAGCAAAACCAGCATTATTAGAACCAATTTGCAATGTGAGTATAAATGTACCAGATTCTTTTATGGGTGATGTGATTGCTGACTTGAACGGCAAGCGGGGCCGAATACAAGGAATGGAACCCGCCAATCAAGGGGTTGGCATTATAAAAGCTCAAGTTCCTATGTCTGAAATGTTTAGGTATGCTATCGATTTACGTTCTATTACGCAAGGACGCGGATTTTTTGACTTAAACTTTTCTCATTATGAGGAAGTGCCTCCACGTATTGCAGAGATGATTATTGCTTCTAGTAAAAAAGAGAAAATTGAAGAACATTGA
- the ndk gene encoding nucleoside-diphosphate kinase, with product MEKTLILLKPDAVIKGVCGQIIDRFEKRGFKIIGLKMLQLSKELAETHYQDHRNKPFFQELVTFIISGPLIAMVISGENSIKTARTMMGVTNPLDAAPGTIRGDFALNVRNNIIHGSDSLESAKKEIRTFFTDSELIS from the coding sequence ATGGAGAAAACTTTGATTTTATTAAAACCCGATGCAGTTATTAAAGGGGTCTGTGGACAAATTATTGATCGATTTGAAAAACGAGGTTTTAAAATTATTGGCTTAAAAATGTTGCAATTATCGAAAGAATTAGCTGAGACTCATTACCAAGACCATCGAAATAAGCCTTTTTTTCAAGAGCTAGTTACTTTTATTATCTCTGGACCACTGATTGCTATGGTTATATCTGGTGAAAATTCCATAAAAACAGCACGGACTATGATGGGGGTAACAAACCCATTGGATGCAGCACCAGGGACTATCCGTGGGGATTTTGCTCTAAATGTTAGAAATAATATAATTCACGGATCTGATAGTTTAGAAAGTGCAAAAAAAGAAATCCGAACTTTTTTTACTGACAGTGAACTCATTTCTTAA
- a CDS encoding SRPBCC family protein, producing MPYVEVMISVSCDRAKIYPILKDMERYPDFMNDLVSVEVLERTDNTTVTKWVSNVDGRVIKWTELDTFDDENMHISYKQVEGDLKKMEGEWLLTPNSEGTEIKLTVDFEFGIPMISGLLNPILKKKVRDNSINMLKAVKEKVETNIL from the coding sequence ATGCCATATGTTGAGGTAATGATTTCAGTTAGTTGTGATCGGGCGAAAATTTATCCGATCTTAAAGGATATGGAGAGGTATCCTGATTTCATGAATGATTTAGTTAGTGTTGAAGTACTAGAACGTACGGATAATACTACGGTTACTAAGTGGGTATCTAATGTTGATGGGCGAGTGATTAAATGGACAGAATTAGATACTTTTGATGATGAAAATATGCATATTTCCTATAAACAAGTAGAAGGCGATCTAAAGAAAATGGAAGGGGAATGGTTATTAACCCCTAATAGCGAAGGTACGGAAATTAAGCTAACTGTAGATTTTGAATTTGGTATTCCTATGATATCAGGTCTATTAAATCCAATCCTAAAGAAAAAAGTCCGAGACAATAGTATAAATATGCTTAAAGCTGTCAAAGAGAAAGTGGAAACTAATATATTGTAG
- a CDS encoding molybdopterin cofactor-binding domain-containing protein: MKTVGKGISKIDGMSIATGKPVYTEDLAMANSLVVKLLRSPHAFAKINSIDTTIAEKLEGVECILTYKDVPKQRFSLAGQSYPEPSPYDRLILEEVVRYVGDEVAIIAAIDEKTALKAMSLIKVKYELFDPVLDFEKAIGHASIVHAENDVHCNFDIGMKKELNIVSSHKVEVGNIDEEIKKCDIVVEETYYTQANAHAMMETYRASSYLDHTGRLVIVSSTQIPFHVRRQLAKALQIPASKIRVIKPRIGGGFGGKQTSAVEIFTAIVTLKTGKPAIIIYDRKETFSCTTSRHAMRLSVRLGADSNGYIRVVDIQGLSDTGAYGEHASTVFSVVGDKTLPLYNKTTAVRFTGNVVYTNKMPAGAFRGYGATQGAYALESTINLLAEKLAMDPTEIRLMNLIKEGETCLTYNGKLLGSSTLHKCIEKGKELIGWKERYPVQQIDKNRVRAIGMAVTMQGSGIAGIDTASAEIRLNDDGNFTLLIGSTDMGTGSDTILAQMAAEILEIPIENIIVNAADTDISPYDPGSYASSTTYVTGMAVVQAAQDLKRQIIESGAKFLEVSSEEVEFDGETISMIKGEGSVRLEKLAEFLVLGTGKRQLVGNATYGSPVSPPPFIAGFAEVEIDKETGKIDLIDYVAVVDCGTVINPKLARIQVEGGIVQGIGMALYEDVKFGDKGKLLTNTFMQYKIPCRKDIGNVQVAFEESFEKTGPFGAKSIGEVVINTPAPAIAHAVYNAVGVRVTSLPITPEKVFMGMQNKINF, translated from the coding sequence ATGAAGACCGTTGGTAAAGGTATTTCTAAGATTGATGGCATGAGTATTGCTACAGGTAAACCTGTCTATACAGAAGATTTGGCAATGGCCAATTCTTTGGTGGTAAAGCTGCTTAGAAGTCCCCATGCATTTGCAAAAATAAACTCCATTGATACCACTATTGCAGAAAAGTTAGAAGGCGTTGAATGCATTCTAACATATAAGGATGTTCCTAAACAAAGATTTTCACTAGCTGGACAATCCTACCCTGAACCTTCACCTTACGATCGACTAATCCTAGAAGAAGTAGTCAGATATGTAGGAGACGAGGTCGCCATTATTGCAGCTATAGATGAAAAGACAGCATTAAAGGCTATGTCCTTGATAAAGGTTAAATATGAACTATTTGATCCTGTTTTAGATTTTGAAAAGGCTATAGGACATGCTTCAATCGTTCATGCTGAAAATGATGTTCACTGTAATTTTGATATTGGTATGAAAAAGGAATTGAATATTGTCTCCTCACATAAGGTCGAAGTAGGAAATATAGATGAAGAAATTAAAAAATGTGACATAGTTGTTGAAGAAACTTATTATACTCAGGCAAATGCTCACGCAATGATGGAAACCTATCGGGCTTCTAGTTATTTAGATCACACGGGGAGACTTGTAATCGTAAGTTCAACACAAATCCCTTTCCATGTCAGACGTCAGTTAGCAAAAGCTTTACAAATACCTGCTAGTAAAATAAGAGTTATCAAACCAAGAATTGGTGGAGGATTTGGCGGTAAGCAAACTTCAGCTGTTGAAATATTTACAGCGATTGTTACTCTGAAAACAGGAAAACCAGCAATTATTATATATGACAGAAAAGAAACCTTTAGTTGTACAACCAGTCGTCATGCAATGAGACTATCGGTTAGATTGGGAGCCGATAGTAATGGGTATATCCGAGTTGTAGATATTCAAGGTTTATCTGATACAGGAGCTTATGGAGAACACGCTTCTACGGTCTTTTCGGTAGTAGGGGATAAAACTCTTCCCTTATATAATAAAACAACCGCGGTTCGTTTTACGGGCAATGTTGTGTATACCAATAAAATGCCCGCTGGAGCATTTCGAGGCTATGGAGCTACGCAAGGTGCATATGCATTAGAGTCAACAATTAATTTACTTGCAGAAAAACTAGCTATGGATCCGACCGAAATTCGATTAATGAATTTAATAAAAGAAGGTGAAACATGCCTAACATATAACGGCAAACTGCTGGGAAGCTCCACATTACACAAGTGCATAGAAAAGGGTAAAGAGTTAATAGGCTGGAAAGAAAGATACCCTGTACAACAAATTGACAAAAACAGAGTAAGGGCTATTGGCATGGCAGTTACTATGCAGGGATCAGGTATAGCTGGTATTGATACTGCATCAGCAGAAATACGACTTAACGACGACGGCAACTTTACCCTTCTCATCGGTTCTACAGATATGGGAACGGGCAGCGATACGATTTTGGCGCAAATGGCTGCCGAGATTTTAGAAATTCCCATCGAAAATATTATCGTTAACGCTGCCGATACAGACATTTCTCCATACGATCCAGGCTCCTATGCTTCAAGTACAACTTATGTTACAGGAATGGCTGTGGTACAAGCAGCGCAAGATTTAAAAAGGCAAATTATTGAAAGCGGTGCAAAGTTTCTAGAAGTTTCATCAGAGGAAGTAGAATTTGATGGAGAAACAATAAGTATGATCAAAGGAGAGGGATCCGTTAGACTTGAAAAACTAGCCGAATTTTTAGTTTTAGGAACAGGTAAACGTCAACTAGTAGGTAATGCAACCTATGGAAGCCCCGTTTCGCCGCCACCATTTATTGCTGGTTTTGCCGAAGTAGAGATTGATAAAGAAACTGGAAAGATAGACTTAATAGATTATGTAGCGGTGGTAGATTGTGGAACTGTTATAAACCCCAAATTAGCAAGAATTCAAGTAGAGGGCGGTATAGTTCAGGGCATTGGTATGGCACTCTATGAAGATGTGAAATTTGGGGATAAAGGAAAGCTACTGACAAATACATTTATGCAGTACAAAATCCCCTGTAGAAAAGATATTGGAAACGTACAAGTTGCTTTTGAAGAAAGTTTTGAAAAGACAGGACCTTTTGGCGCAAAATCTATAGGTGAAGTAGTTATTAATACACCTGCACCAGCAATTGCACATGCAGTTTATAATGCAGTTGGTGTTAGGGTAACATCACTTCCAATTACTCCTGAAAAAGTATTTATGGGAATGCAGAATAAAATAAATTTCTAG
- a CDS encoding cob(I)yrinic acid a,c-diamide adenosyltransferase yields the protein MKVYTKTGDKGTTGLLTGERIDKDSLRVEAYGTVDEINSALGLARVSCSKSSSKDIIFSVQKTLMLVMAELASINADTHYINEEHVKQLEQFIDTIDAQLPPLNEFIIPGGNAGAAALDLARTTARRGERQVIRLSKQEIVSEKVLVLLNRLSDLCFMLARVELAQD from the coding sequence ATGAAAGTTTATACTAAAACAGGCGATAAAGGAACTACAGGCTTATTAACAGGTGAACGTATTGATAAAGATAGTCTTAGAGTTGAAGCATATGGCACCGTTGATGAAATTAACTCTGCATTAGGATTAGCTAGGGTTTCATGCAGTAAATCGTCTAGTAAGGATATTATATTTAGTGTACAGAAAACCTTAATGCTAGTAATGGCTGAGTTAGCTAGTATTAATGCTGATACCCATTATATTAACGAGGAACATGTGAAGCAATTGGAACAATTTATTGATACAATTGATGCTCAATTACCTCCTTTAAATGAATTTATAATACCAGGTGGTAACGCAGGTGCTGCTGCTTTGGATTTGGCAAGAACAACTGCTAGAAGAGGGGAACGACAAGTTATTCGCCTATCTAAGCAAGAAATAGTTAGTGAAAAAGTTTTAGTCCTGTTAAATCGATTATCTGATCTGTGTTTTATGCTGGCTCGTGTGGAGCTTGCTCAAGATTAG